The Haloarcula laminariae sequence CGAGGATCCGCATCATAACATCGACTGTCGGTGGGGTATATTTCGGGACTGATCGAAACACTCGGGGTCGAACGCCGAACGAATTAACTAACAAAGTAGGAATGATAATTCAGGCGTTGGTTAACGCCCGGGGAAGGCGTGTTCAGCCCTCGGCGACCGTCCCGATGATCTCCTGCGCGGTCGAACTGATCCGGCCGAGACGCTCCTGAATGCTCTCCGCATCGTCGTCCTGCCACGCGGCGAGATAGAACGCTGATCCGCTCGTATCTAGGTCGAAATACCGCCCGACGATGTACGCAACGGCTTCGGCTTCGATCTCGCGTTTTGCACGCTCGGGTTCGTCGTCGACATCGAAATGGAGCAGTGCGTGGGCGTACTCGTGAATCAGCGTCACGGCGAGATCGGCCTGATTCGAGCGGGCTTTCGCTTCGACGACGGGTTGGCATTCGTGGAGGTTCCGGTGTTTGCAGACGCCTTTTGCGTCGCCATGCTCCCACTCAGCAGCGTCGACGACACGGACGTCGATATCGAGCGTAGCTGCCGCATCAAGGAGCGCTGGCACCAGGTCGTCGGCGTTACCAGTGGCCTCGGTTTCCAACTCGGGGAGCGGTTCGCCCTCGGTTTGAGACACATCGAAGACTGCCGTTGGTTTGAATCCAACCAGTCCTTTGGACCACTCCTCGGGCGATGTCTCGTCGTAGTCACAGTCGCTTTGCTCGTGGTAGCTCGGCGAATTCTCGCACTCCGGGCACTGCTTCGTAATAATGGGTGCCCAGATCCAGATCGCCTGTTCGCCCTCTTGGACGTGCCGGTCGAACTCCGACCGCCACGTATTGTAGCCCGCCACGCGGGTTGCCTCGGGACACTGGAGCTTGATCAAGAGGGTGTTGCGATGGGAGTAGTCGTGGAATCGGGACTGGACATCGAGCCACTCTTGGAACTGTTGGCTGGCTTTTGCCTCGTCGACGTCTGCGACAAGGTCGTCGATCCACTGTTCGATGGTGCTGTTCATCTCGTCGTCTCGCGTGTCGGTCTCCTCGAAGGAAACCGACGAATTACTGGTCGTAGCCATTGTGTTCACCGAATCGAGTTTACCGGGACTGCAGCAGTTCAGAACGCGCCGCACCCCTCAGGGGGCGAAGAAAAACCACCCTCTCGATTATCGGAGTTCGTGGGTCTCGTCAGCGAAGCCGACCGTAACGAGGTACTTGAGGAACTCGTCGAACCGCTCGACGTCGCTAGGCGTGTCGGTCGCCAGATGACGCGCCCACTCGATGGCCCACTGGAAGGCGGGATCTGTGCCGCCCTTGCCGTGAATGTACCACCACCGGGCCGCTTTCAGCACGACCAGTGGGTTCGTCGGGGGCTGTTCGCTTGCTAAACCACGGGTTATCGACTCGATTTCTCCGGGCACGTCGGCTGGTTCTATCTCTCCGGACTGGGTGTTCGAGATATCGATCGGGATCTCATCGACTGAAACGTCGTCTACAGTTTGTTGATGGCTCACGGAAAGTCACCTCTGGACGAAGGCTCACGACCGAGCCTCCGCCCTCTCCCCGGGCTCGAAAAACAGCACACTGCGTCACGCTGGAGGGATGTAGACACTCTGTTCGCCAGCGATCTCCTCGAGGTCCTTCCGATGGCGATGGGTGAAGTAGCACTCGTAACTGCAGTACCCACAGACTGCACCGGTATCGTATTCAGCGACGAAGGGGCCGCGACGTGTTCGCCAGACGTTCGCTCCGCATTCGGTGCAAGCTCCCTTTTCGAGATCGGCAGGACTCGGTCCCTCGTACTCGAAGTGTAACCCAGCGTCCTCTGGTGTCGTCTCGGGCCAGATCCCATGTGCCTGCCAGAACTCGCGGATGCGAGCGAGACTATGGCGCACCGTCTTCCGGACGGTGACGTGGTCGGCGTTGCGACCGCTGTCGTCCCAGCCGTCAGCCGTCCAGAACTCACCGAACTGTGCGCCACGATGGAGTCCGTTCCAATCGAGGCCGACGATGTCGGCCGGTGGGTCGTCGGTTAGTGTCGGTCGGGTCAGCTGCTGGATAACGTCCCACTGTTTCGGTGGGCTGCCACCGAGGATATGCACACGGCGGCCACGCCAGTCGGTCGGCTCGGAGAACTCATACGCCAATCGGTCGGCATACCCTCGCGAGTAGCCGAGCACGAGGTCGTTCGGGATCGTGTCGATCACCTCGCGGCACTTTGGGACGATGACGAGTTCTGCGTCGGGATAACTCGCCTGAATCTCGCGGGCAGCAGCCACGTACTCGTCGACGTCGTCTCCCTCGTACACATCTCCGATCACGCCAACCGTGGGTTCGTATTCGAAAAATCGGGAGATGTATCGATCTAGATCGGGATTCCGAAAATCGTTATCCAACATCCCGACGGGGATGTTCAGGTTCTGATACAGGGTCTGCTGGTACCCACAATCTTCTCGAAATCCAGGGAGAAATCCGAGGGCGAGAGCATCGCCGGCGAAGGGAGCTCGGTGGAGAAACGCCACGAAGTCAGTTTGTCTGGCGGCAGCGATTTCACTCGCCGTGGTGGCGCTGGATCTCAGATCGGAGGACATGATTGGATCGCGAGGCTGCTGCTGGCTGCCCCGCACCCATTCGGGGCCCGAAAACCCGAGACACAGCATATTAACCAACAATAGAGGGAAATCACGTGGAGGGTGTTGGTTAACGGCAGAGTTTACCCTTCATCCTCACGTAGCTCATCAGCCTTCCACTTGAGCCGTCGCAGGATCTGCGTCCGGTTCTGGTGGGCGTTTTCGTAGGCAACACACTCTTGCAAGGTCTCCATATCGGGAATCGTCGCGATCCCTGCCTTGATCAGTCGATGGTTCGGTGCTTCCAGACGCTTTTCTGGAGGGAATTCGTTACTCTCTTCGTCGTCAGTGGTCTCCATCTCAAAGAGCCCCCACCCCTTTGGGGCCGACACAAACAACTCTCCGGACGATGACGCTCCACCTCTAATAGGGTT is a genomic window containing:
- a CDS encoding ArdC-like ssDNA-binding domain-containing protein: MATTSNSSVSFEETDTRDDEMNSTIEQWIDDLVADVDEAKASQQFQEWLDVQSRFHDYSHRNTLLIKLQCPEATRVAGYNTWRSEFDRHVQEGEQAIWIWAPIITKQCPECENSPSYHEQSDCDYDETSPEEWSKGLVGFKPTAVFDVSQTEGEPLPELETEATGNADDLVPALLDAAATLDIDVRVVDAAEWEHGDAKGVCKHRNLHECQPVVEAKARSNQADLAVTLIHEYAHALLHFDVDDEPERAKREIEAEAVAYIVGRYFDLDTSGSAFYLAAWQDDDAESIQERLGRISSTAQEIIGTVAEG
- a CDS encoding DUF6610 family protein, whose protein sequence is MSSDLRSSATTASEIAAARQTDFVAFLHRAPFAGDALALGFLPGFREDCGYQQTLYQNLNIPVGMLDNDFRNPDLDRYISRFFEYEPTVGVIGDVYEGDDVDEYVAAAREIQASYPDAELVIVPKCREVIDTIPNDLVLGYSRGYADRLAYEFSEPTDWRGRRVHILGGSPPKQWDVIQQLTRPTLTDDPPADIVGLDWNGLHRGAQFGEFWTADGWDDSGRNADHVTVRKTVRHSLARIREFWQAHGIWPETTPEDAGLHFEYEGPSPADLEKGACTECGANVWRTRRGPFVAEYDTGAVCGYCSYECYFTHRHRKDLEEIAGEQSVYIPPA